Proteins encoded together in one Vigna angularis cultivar LongXiaoDou No.4 chromosome 5, ASM1680809v1, whole genome shotgun sequence window:
- the LOC108340120 gene encoding S-type anion channel SLAH1 isoform X3, which produces MDENENQHPEHHVELPIDVSISKTQSNCIQIQSLSSILTQFHAGYFRISLSLTSQAFLLKILIEPIQDAHALRRLFSSMPSSVHTLIWFLALFILATLSFLYILKCVLHFDMVKDEFLNHVGVNYLFVPWICWLILLESSPFLSPRTLFFKILWWVFVVPMVMLDVKIYGQWFTKGKRFLSVGANPTSQLSVIGNLVGAQAAAQMGWKESALCMFSLAPSMASLAWNSICGKFDTTCKMLFFLSFFLFLSLKQVSRPMLFKKSMKKFNVTWWAYSFPLTALALASVEYAHEVKGIMAHTIMFLLSSVSVLVSLILLLITVIKMSRHAFTCFQP; this is translated from the exons ATGGATGAGAACGAGAATCAACATCCAGAACACCATGTAGAGTTACCAATAGATGTTTCAATCAGCAAAACTCAGTCAAATTGCATCCAAATCCAATCTTTATCCTCTATTCTGACACAATTCCATGCAGGGTACTTCAGAATTAGTTTGTCTCTCACAAGCCAAGCTTTTCTCTTAAAGATCCTGATTGAGCCAATCCAAGATGCACATGCTCTGAGACGATTATTTTCATCCATGCCCTCTTCTGTCCACACTCTCATATGGTTCCTGGCTTTGTTCATTCTGGCCACACTCTCTTTTCTTTACATTCTAAAATGTGTTCTACACTTTGACATGGTTAAGGATGAATTCTTAAACCATGTCGGGGTGAATTATCTATTTGTCCCCTGGATTTGTTGGCTAATTTTGCTAGAATCATCACCGTTCCTCTCTCCAAGAacactttttttcaaaatactttGGTGGGTGTTCGTTGTGCCAATGGTGATGCTTGATGTGAAGATTTATGGGCAGTGGTTTACAAAAGGGAAGAGGTTTTTGTCAGTTGGAGCAAACCCAACAAGTCAGCTATCTGTGATTGGGAACTTGGTGGGGGCACAGGCTGCTGCACAAATGGGTTGGAAGGAGAGTGCACTATGCATGTTTTCTTTGG CACCCAGCATGGCCAGCTTGGCTTGGAACTCCATTTGTGGCAAGTTTGACACCACATGCAAGAtgctcttcttcctctccttcttcctcttcttgtcCCTG AAACAGGTTTCAAGGCCTATGCTATTTAAGAAGTCGATGAAGAAGTTCAATGTGACATGGTGGGCTTATTCTTTTCCTCTTACGGCTTTGGCACTTGCTTCAGTAGAGTATGCTCATGAAGTTAAGGGGATCATGGCTCACACCATCATGTTTCTCTTATCATCTGTCTCAGTTTTGGTCTCTCTCATATTACTGCTTATCACTGTTATCAAGATGAGCAGACACGCTTTTACCTGTTTCCAACCTTAG
- the LOC108340120 gene encoding S-type anion channel SLAH1 isoform X4 has protein sequence MDENENQHPEHHVELPIDVSISKTQSNCIQIQSLSSILTQFHAGYFRISLSLTSQAFLLKILIEPIQDAHALRRLFSSMPSSVHTLIWFLALFILATLSFLYILKCVLHFDMVKDEFLNHVGVNYLFVPWICWLILLESSPFLSPRTLFFKILWWVFVVPMVMLDVKIYGQWFTKGKRFLSVGANPTSQLSVIGNLVGAQAAAQMGWKESALCMFSLAPSMASLAWNSICGKFDTTCKMLFFLSFFLFLSLVSRPMLFKKSMKKFNVTWWAYSFPLTALALASVEYAHEVKGIMAHTIMFLLSSVSVLVSLILLLITVIKMSRHAFTCFQP, from the exons ATGGATGAGAACGAGAATCAACATCCAGAACACCATGTAGAGTTACCAATAGATGTTTCAATCAGCAAAACTCAGTCAAATTGCATCCAAATCCAATCTTTATCCTCTATTCTGACACAATTCCATGCAGGGTACTTCAGAATTAGTTTGTCTCTCACAAGCCAAGCTTTTCTCTTAAAGATCCTGATTGAGCCAATCCAAGATGCACATGCTCTGAGACGATTATTTTCATCCATGCCCTCTTCTGTCCACACTCTCATATGGTTCCTGGCTTTGTTCATTCTGGCCACACTCTCTTTTCTTTACATTCTAAAATGTGTTCTACACTTTGACATGGTTAAGGATGAATTCTTAAACCATGTCGGGGTGAATTATCTATTTGTCCCCTGGATTTGTTGGCTAATTTTGCTAGAATCATCACCGTTCCTCTCTCCAAGAacactttttttcaaaatactttGGTGGGTGTTCGTTGTGCCAATGGTGATGCTTGATGTGAAGATTTATGGGCAGTGGTTTACAAAAGGGAAGAGGTTTTTGTCAGTTGGAGCAAACCCAACAAGTCAGCTATCTGTGATTGGGAACTTGGTGGGGGCACAGGCTGCTGCACAAATGGGTTGGAAGGAGAGTGCACTATGCATGTTTTCTTTGG CACCCAGCATGGCCAGCTTGGCTTGGAACTCCATTTGTGGCAAGTTTGACACCACATGCAAGAtgctcttcttcctctccttcttcctcttcttgtcCCTG GTTTCAAGGCCTATGCTATTTAAGAAGTCGATGAAGAAGTTCAATGTGACATGGTGGGCTTATTCTTTTCCTCTTACGGCTTTGGCACTTGCTTCAGTAGAGTATGCTCATGAAGTTAAGGGGATCATGGCTCACACCATCATGTTTCTCTTATCATCTGTCTCAGTTTTGGTCTCTCTCATATTACTGCTTATCACTGTTATCAAGATGAGCAGACACGCTTTTACCTGTTTCCAACCTTAG
- the LOC108340120 gene encoding S-type anion channel SLAH4 isoform X1 — protein sequence MDENENQHPEHHVELPIDVSISKTQSNCIQIQSLSSILTQFHAGYFRISLSLTSQAFLLKILIEPIQDAHALRRLFSSMPSSVHTLIWFLALFILATLSFLYILKCVLHFDMVKDEFLNHVGVNYLFVPWICWLILLESSPFLSPRTLFFKILWWVFVVPMVMLDVKIYGQWFTKGKRFLSVGANPTSQLSVIGNLVGAQAAAQMGWKESALCMFSLGIVHYLVLFVTLYQRLAGNNNIPSMLRPVFFLFFAAPSMASLAWNSICGKFDTTCKMLFFLSFFLFLSLKQVSRPMLFKKSMKKFNVTWWAYSFPLTALALASVEYAHEVKGIMAHTIMFLLSSVSVLVSLILLLITVIKMSRHAFTCFQP from the exons ATGGATGAGAACGAGAATCAACATCCAGAACACCATGTAGAGTTACCAATAGATGTTTCAATCAGCAAAACTCAGTCAAATTGCATCCAAATCCAATCTTTATCCTCTATTCTGACACAATTCCATGCAGGGTACTTCAGAATTAGTTTGTCTCTCACAAGCCAAGCTTTTCTCTTAAAGATCCTGATTGAGCCAATCCAAGATGCACATGCTCTGAGACGATTATTTTCATCCATGCCCTCTTCTGTCCACACTCTCATATGGTTCCTGGCTTTGTTCATTCTGGCCACACTCTCTTTTCTTTACATTCTAAAATGTGTTCTACACTTTGACATGGTTAAGGATGAATTCTTAAACCATGTCGGGGTGAATTATCTATTTGTCCCCTGGATTTGTTGGCTAATTTTGCTAGAATCATCACCGTTCCTCTCTCCAAGAacactttttttcaaaatactttGGTGGGTGTTCGTTGTGCCAATGGTGATGCTTGATGTGAAGATTTATGGGCAGTGGTTTACAAAAGGGAAGAGGTTTTTGTCAGTTGGAGCAAACCCAACAAGTCAGCTATCTGTGATTGGGAACTTGGTGGGGGCACAGGCTGCTGCACAAATGGGTTGGAAGGAGAGTGCACTATGCATGTTTTCTTTGGGTATTGTTCATTACTTGGTGCTTTTTGTCACACTCTATCAGAGATTAGCAGGGAACAATAATATCCCTTCAATGCTTCGTCCGGTGTTCTTCTTGTTCTTTGCAGCACCCAGCATGGCCAGCTTGGCTTGGAACTCCATTTGTGGCAAGTTTGACACCACATGCAAGAtgctcttcttcctctccttcttcctcttcttgtcCCTG AAACAGGTTTCAAGGCCTATGCTATTTAAGAAGTCGATGAAGAAGTTCAATGTGACATGGTGGGCTTATTCTTTTCCTCTTACGGCTTTGGCACTTGCTTCAGTAGAGTATGCTCATGAAGTTAAGGGGATCATGGCTCACACCATCATGTTTCTCTTATCATCTGTCTCAGTTTTGGTCTCTCTCATATTACTGCTTATCACTGTTATCAAGATGAGCAGACACGCTTTTACCTGTTTCCAACCTTAG
- the LOC108340120 gene encoding S-type anion channel SLAH1 isoform X5 yields the protein MDENENQHPEHHVELPIDVSISKTQSNCIQIQSLSSILTQFHAGYFRISLSLTSQAFLLKILIEPIQDAHALRRLFSSMPSSVHTLIWFLALFILATLSFLYILKCVLHFDMVKDEFLNHVGVNYLFVPWICWLILLESSPFLSPRTLFFKILWWVFVVPMVMLDVKIYGQWFTKGKRFLSVGANPTSQLSVIGNLVGAQAAAQMGWKESALCMFSLGIVHYLVLFVTLYQRLAGNNNIPSMLRPVFFLFFAAPSMASLAWNSICGKFDTTCKMLFFLSFFLFLSLVISGFKAYAI from the exons ATGGATGAGAACGAGAATCAACATCCAGAACACCATGTAGAGTTACCAATAGATGTTTCAATCAGCAAAACTCAGTCAAATTGCATCCAAATCCAATCTTTATCCTCTATTCTGACACAATTCCATGCAGGGTACTTCAGAATTAGTTTGTCTCTCACAAGCCAAGCTTTTCTCTTAAAGATCCTGATTGAGCCAATCCAAGATGCACATGCTCTGAGACGATTATTTTCATCCATGCCCTCTTCTGTCCACACTCTCATATGGTTCCTGGCTTTGTTCATTCTGGCCACACTCTCTTTTCTTTACATTCTAAAATGTGTTCTACACTTTGACATGGTTAAGGATGAATTCTTAAACCATGTCGGGGTGAATTATCTATTTGTCCCCTGGATTTGTTGGCTAATTTTGCTAGAATCATCACCGTTCCTCTCTCCAAGAacactttttttcaaaatactttGGTGGGTGTTCGTTGTGCCAATGGTGATGCTTGATGTGAAGATTTATGGGCAGTGGTTTACAAAAGGGAAGAGGTTTTTGTCAGTTGGAGCAAACCCAACAAGTCAGCTATCTGTGATTGGGAACTTGGTGGGGGCACAGGCTGCTGCACAAATGGGTTGGAAGGAGAGTGCACTATGCATGTTTTCTTTGGGTATTGTTCATTACTTGGTGCTTTTTGTCACACTCTATCAGAGATTAGCAGGGAACAATAATATCCCTTCAATGCTTCGTCCGGTGTTCTTCTTGTTCTTTGCAGCACCCAGCATGGCCAGCTTGGCTTGGAACTCCATTTGTGGCAAGTTTGACACCACATGCAAGAtgctcttcttcctctccttcttcctcttcttgtcCCTGGTAATTTCAG GTTTCAAGGCCTATGCTATTTAA
- the LOC108340120 gene encoding S-type anion channel SLAH1 isoform X2, whose protein sequence is MDENENQHPEHHVELPIDVSISKTQSNCIQIQSLSSILTQFHAGYFRISLSLTSQAFLLKILIEPIQDAHALRRLFSSMPSSVHTLIWFLALFILATLSFLYILKCVLHFDMVKDEFLNHVGVNYLFVPWICWLILLESSPFLSPRTLFFKILWWVFVVPMVMLDVKIYGQWFTKGKRFLSVGANPTSQLSVIGNLVGAQAAAQMGWKESALCMFSLGIVHYLVLFVTLYQRLAGNNNIPSMLRPVFFLFFAAPSMASLAWNSICGKFDTTCKMLFFLSFFLFLSLVSRPMLFKKSMKKFNVTWWAYSFPLTALALASVEYAHEVKGIMAHTIMFLLSSVSVLVSLILLLITVIKMSRHAFTCFQP, encoded by the exons ATGGATGAGAACGAGAATCAACATCCAGAACACCATGTAGAGTTACCAATAGATGTTTCAATCAGCAAAACTCAGTCAAATTGCATCCAAATCCAATCTTTATCCTCTATTCTGACACAATTCCATGCAGGGTACTTCAGAATTAGTTTGTCTCTCACAAGCCAAGCTTTTCTCTTAAAGATCCTGATTGAGCCAATCCAAGATGCACATGCTCTGAGACGATTATTTTCATCCATGCCCTCTTCTGTCCACACTCTCATATGGTTCCTGGCTTTGTTCATTCTGGCCACACTCTCTTTTCTTTACATTCTAAAATGTGTTCTACACTTTGACATGGTTAAGGATGAATTCTTAAACCATGTCGGGGTGAATTATCTATTTGTCCCCTGGATTTGTTGGCTAATTTTGCTAGAATCATCACCGTTCCTCTCTCCAAGAacactttttttcaaaatactttGGTGGGTGTTCGTTGTGCCAATGGTGATGCTTGATGTGAAGATTTATGGGCAGTGGTTTACAAAAGGGAAGAGGTTTTTGTCAGTTGGAGCAAACCCAACAAGTCAGCTATCTGTGATTGGGAACTTGGTGGGGGCACAGGCTGCTGCACAAATGGGTTGGAAGGAGAGTGCACTATGCATGTTTTCTTTGGGTATTGTTCATTACTTGGTGCTTTTTGTCACACTCTATCAGAGATTAGCAGGGAACAATAATATCCCTTCAATGCTTCGTCCGGTGTTCTTCTTGTTCTTTGCAGCACCCAGCATGGCCAGCTTGGCTTGGAACTCCATTTGTGGCAAGTTTGACACCACATGCAAGAtgctcttcttcctctccttcttcctcttcttgtcCCTG GTTTCAAGGCCTATGCTATTTAAGAAGTCGATGAAGAAGTTCAATGTGACATGGTGGGCTTATTCTTTTCCTCTTACGGCTTTGGCACTTGCTTCAGTAGAGTATGCTCATGAAGTTAAGGGGATCATGGCTCACACCATCATGTTTCTCTTATCATCTGTCTCAGTTTTGGTCTCTCTCATATTACTGCTTATCACTGTTATCAAGATGAGCAGACACGCTTTTACCTGTTTCCAACCTTAG
- the LOC108340035 gene encoding mitogen-activated protein kinase kinase kinase 18: MGRWQRGHTIGRGSSATVSTATCCAGGAVFAVKSAELSQSESLKREQNILSSVSSPYVVAYKGCDVTMENNKLLFNLFMEHMPFGTVAQATRRHGGRLEEAAMARYTRQIVQGLEYLHSKELVHCDIKGANILIGEDGVKIGDLGCAKSVVDSAVVIGGTPMFMAPEVARGEEQGCASDVWSLGCTVVEMATGDAPWPSVEDPFSVLYHIAYSGEVPEIPCFLSEEAKDFLEKCLRRNPQERWKAGELLKHPFIGKSCSNNKEILESNSSSPTSVLEPCFWSSVEESESVGDLINNPRKFELLAAGRVRMLALSSGLPCWAQHDDENWITARGNGGKGFGNGGSGTASASHELSH; the protein is encoded by the coding sequence ATGGGGCGGTGGCAAAGAGGCCACACCATTGGCCGGGGCTCATCAGCCACCGTCTCCACCGCCACCTGCTGCGCCGGTGGCGCTGTCTTTGCCGTGAAGTCCGCGGAGCTGTCTCAATCGGAGTCTTTGAAAAGGGAGCAGAACATTTTGTCCTCTGTAAGTAGTCCTTATGTGGTTGCGTACAAAGGGTGTGACGTTACGATGGAAAACAACAAGCTCTTGTTCAACCTCTTCATGGAGCACATGCCCTTTGGCACGGTTGCTCAGGCGACTCGCCGGCACGGTGGCCGGCTCGAGGAAGCGGCTATGGCACGCTACACCAGGCAAATTGTGCAGGGGCTGGAGTACTTGCATTCAAAAGAGTTGGTGCATTGTGACATCAAGGGTGCTAATATCTTAATCGGTGAAGATGGGGTGAAGATTGGAGACTTGGGGTGTGCTAAGAGTGTGGTGGATTCCGCGGTGGTGATCGGCGGCACCCCGATGTTCATGGCCCCGGAGGTGGCGCGTGGAGAGGAGCAAGGGTGTGCCAGTGACGTTTGGTCACTTGGGTGTACTGTGGTTGAAATGGCCACAGGTGATGCACCGTGGCCTAGTGTGGAAGACCCTTTTTCGGTGCTTTATCATATTGCATATTCTGGTGAAGTGCCTGAGATTCCTTGTTTTCTATCTGAGGAAGCAAAGGATTTTTTGGAGAAGTGCTTGAGGAGGAATCCACAAGAGAGGTGGAAGGCTGGTGAACTTTTGAAGCATCCATTTATTGGAAAATCATGTTCCAACAATAAGGAAATTTTGGAATCTAATTCAAGTTCCCCAACTAGTGTTCTTGAGCCATGCTTTTGGAGCTCTGTGGAAGAGTCAGAAAGTGTTGGCGATTTGATTAACAACCCAAGAAAGTTTGAACTTTTGGCTGCTGGGAGGGTCAGAATGTTGGCTCTGTCTTCTGGGCTACCCTGTTGGGCACAGCATGATGATGAAAATTGGATCACGGCCAGAGGGAATGGAGGGAAAGGTTTTGGCAATGGTGGGTCAGGGACAGCTTCTGCTAGTCATGAGTTGTCTCACTAG